From Nicotiana tabacum cultivar K326 chromosome 22, ASM71507v2, whole genome shotgun sequence, one genomic window encodes:
- the LOC142161624 gene encoding G2/mitotic-specific cyclin S13-7-like encodes MENMKFFFAELGLMNYKTTISYCPSMLAAASIYAARSTLSKTPLWTQTLQHHIGYSEDQLTECAKQLVSYHLGAAESKLKAIYRKFSSPDRGAVAFFPPARNLLPPTTTDAASSS; translated from the exons ATGGAGAACATGAAATTCTTTTTTGCTGAACTTGGTCTTATGAATTACAAAACCACAATATCATACTGCCCATCAATGCTAGCAGCAGCATCCATTTATGCTGCTCGAAGCACTCTCAGCAAAACTCCACTATGGACTCAAACTCTGCAGCACCATATTGGCTACTCAGAAGATCAGTTGAC GGAATGTGCAAAGCAATTGGTTAGCTATCACTTGGGTGCTGCAGAAAGTAAGCTGAAAGCAATATACAGGAAGTTTTCGAGTCCAGATAGAGGTGCTGTTGCATTCTTCCCTCCAGCAAGAAATCTCCTACCTCCTACTACTACTGATGCTGCTTCCTCTTCTtga
- the LOC107775544 gene encoding uncharacterized protein LOC107775544 yields MAAEQAQLAAILGPDSAPFETLISHLMSASNEQRSQAESIFNLIKQNDPNSLALKLANVLTSSSHQEARAMSTILLRKLLTRDDSFIWPKLTESTQSGIKTVLLTCIQREESKSIIKKLCDTVSELASSILPENQWPELLPFMFQCVTSDLPKLQESAFLIFALLAQYVGEMLVPYIKDLHSVFMQTLNHSPNPDVRIAGLSAVINFIQCLSSSNDRDRFQDLLPAMMKTLTEALNSGQEATAQEALELLIELAGTEPRFLRRQLVDVVGAMLQVAEAESLEEGTRHLAIEFVITLAEARERAPGMMRKLPQFISRLFAILMKMLLDIEDEPVWHSAEVEHEDAGETSNYSVGQECLDRLAIALGGSTIVPVASEQLPPYLAAPEWQKHHAALIALAQIAEGCTKVMIKNLEQVVNMVLSCFQDPHPRVRWAAINAIGQLSTDLGPDLQVQYHSRVLPALASAMDDFQNPRVQAHAASAVLNFSENCTPEILTPYLDGIVSKLLVLLQNGKQMVQEGALTALASVADSSQENFQKYYDAVMPYLKTILVNANDKSNRMLRAKAMECISLVGMAVGKDKFRDDAKQVMEVLMSLQGSQMETDDPTTSYMLQAWARLCKCLGQDFLPYMSVVMPPLLQSAQLKPDVTISSADSDNELDESDDDSMETITLGDKRIGIKTSVLEEKATACNMLCCYADELKEGFYPWIDQVAPTLVPLLKFYFHEEVRKAAVSAMPELLRSAKLAVEKGIAQGRNESYVKQLSDYIIPALIEALHKEPDTEICASMLDAINECVQISGLHLDEGQVRSIVEEIKQVITASSSRKRERAERAKAEDFDAEENELLREENEQEEEVFDQVGEILGTLIKTFKAAFLPFFDELSSYLMPMWGKDKTAEERRIAICIFDDVAEQCREAALKYYDTYLPFLLEACNDESPDVRQAAVYGLGVCAEYGGSVFKPLVGEALSRLNVVIRHPNALQPENVMAYDNAVSAVGKICQFHRDSIDSAQVVPAWLNCLPIKGDLIEAKVVHDQLCSMVERSDRELLGPDNQYLPKIVLVFAEVLCAGKDLATEQTASRMINLLRQLQQTLPPATLASTWSSLQPQQQIALQSILSS; encoded by the exons ATGGCTGCGGAGCAAGCTCAACTGGCTGCAATCCTCGGGCCAGATTCAGCACCCTTTGAAACCCTTATCTCTCATCTCATGTCTGCTTCCAACGAGCAACGGTCCCAAGCAGAGTCGATTTTCAATCTCATCAAGCAAAACGATCCGAATTCGCTCGCTCTGAAGCTCGCCAACGTCCTCACCTCTTCCTCGCACCAGGAAGCCCGCGCCATGTCAACAATTCTCTTACGAAAGCTCCTCACGCGTGACGACTCGTTCATTTGGCCCAAACTCACCGAGTCAACTCAGTCGGGGATTAAAACCGTGCTCCTCACTTGCATCCAACGCGAAGAATCAAAATCGATAATTAAGAAGTTGTGCGATACTGTATCGGAACTCGCCTCTTCGATTCTCCCCGAAAACCAGTGGCCGGAATTGTTGCCGTTTATGTTTCAGTGTGTTACTTCTGATTTACCTAAATTGCAGGAATCCGCGTTTTTGATATTCGCGTTGTTGGCACAGTATGTTGGGGAAATGTTAGTTCCGTATATTAAGGATTTGCATTCAGTGTTTATGCAGACGCTGAATCATTCGCCCAATCCTGATGTGAGGATTGCTGGATTGAGTGCTGTGATTAATTTTATTCAGTGTTTATCGAGCTCGAACGATAGGGATAGGTTTCAGGATCTGTTGCCTGCGATGATGAAGACGCTGACCGAGGCGTTGAACAGTGGGCAGGAGGCGACTGCGCAGGAGGCGTTGGAGTTGTTGATTGAATTGGCGGGTACTGAGCCTAGGTTTTTGAGGAGACAACTTGTTGATGTGGTGGGTGCAATGTTGCAAGTAGCCGAGGCAGAGAGTTTAGAAGAGGGGACGAGGCATTTGGCCATTGAGTTTGTGATTACGTTGGCTGAGGCGAGGGAACGAGCGCCTGGAATGATGAGGAAATTGCCGCAGTTTATTAGTAGGTTGTTTGCTATTTTGATGAAGATGTTGCTCGATATCGAGGATGAGCCCGTCTGGCATAGTGCTGAAGTTGAGCATGAGGATGCAGGGGAGACGAGTAATTACAGTGTTGGTCAGGAGTGTTTGGATCGTTTGGCGATTGCATTGGGCGGTAGTACTATTGTTCCTGTTGCGTCAGAGCAGTTACCTCCTTACTTGGCTGCTCCCGAGTGGCAAAAGCACCATGCTGCACTCATTGCACTTGCTCAGATTGCTGAAGGTTGCACAAAG GTGATGATTAAGAATTTGGAGCAAGTGGTAAACATGGTTTTGAGCTGTTTCCAAGATCCTCATCCTCGAGTGAGGTGGGCAGCTATTAATGCAATTGGCCAGTTGTCAACTGACTTGGGGCCAGATTTGCAAGTGCAATACCACAGCAGAGTACTGCCGGCATTGGCATCAGCTATGGACGATTTCCAAAATCCACGAGTACAG GCACATGCTGCATCAGCTGTCCTCAACTTCAGTGAGAATTGCACACCAGAAATTTTGACACCTTACTTAGATGGAATTGTTAGCAAACTGCTTGTACTTCTGCAG AACGGCAAACAAATGGTGCAAGAAGGAGCATTAACTGCTTTGGCTTCGGTGGCTGATTCATCCCAG GAGAACTTCCAGAAGTACTATGACGCTGTAATGCCATATTTGAAAACAATCTTGGTAAATGCGAATGATAAATCTAACCGCATGCTTCGAGCCAAAGCCATGGAGTGCATAAGCTTGGTTGGGATGGCTGTTGGCAAGGACAAATTCAGAGATGATGCTAAGCAG GTTATGGAAGTGCTTATGTCATTACAAGGATCACAAATGGAGACGGATGACCCTACTACTAGTTATATGTTGCAG GCATGGGCCAGGCTTTGCAAGTGCTTGGGACAGGATTTCCTTCCTTACATGAGTGTAGTCATGCCTCCTTTATTACAGTCTGCTCAACTAAAGCCCGATGTGacaatatcatctgcagattcagacaatgaacttgatgaatcaGATGATGATAG TATGGAGACCATAACTCTTGGGGATAAAAGAATAGGCATCAAGACAAGCGTCTTAGAGGAGAAGGCTACAGCTTGTAATATGCTATGCTGCTATGCTGATGAGCTAAAGGAAGGTTTCTACCCATGGATTGATCAG GTTGCTCCGACGTTAGTTCCACTTCTCAAATTCTATTTCCATGAGGAAGTAAGGAAAGCGGCGGTGTCAG CAATGCCGGAGCTGTTACGTTCTGCTAAACTGGCTGTAGAAAAAGGGATTGCTCAGGGCCGAAATGAGTCCTATGTCAAGCAATTATCCGACTACATTATACCAGCTTTGATTGAAGCTTTGCATAAG GAGCCTGATACAGAAATATGTGCAAGTATGTTAGATGCAATTAATGAGTGTGTGCAG ATCTCTGGACTACACCTGGATGAAGGTCAGGTCCGAAGCATTGTGGAAGAGATAAAGCAGGTCATCACAGCCAGTTCAAGTCGAAAACGAGAACGTGCAGAGAGGGCCAAAGCTGAAGACTTTGATGCCGAGGAAAATGAGTTGCTAAGGGAGGaaaatgagcaagaagaagaagTTTTTGACCAA GTTGGTGAAATATTGGGCACACTTATCAAGACATTCAAGGCAgccttcttgcctttctttgaCGAACTTTCATCGTATCTCATGCCTATGTGG GGCAAGGATAAAACAGCTGAAGAAAGGAGGATAGCAATTTGTATCTTTGATGACGTTGCAGAGCAGTGCCGTGAAGCAGCTTTAAA GTACTATGACACATATCTACCTTTCCTTTTGGAAGCATGCAATGACGAAAGTCCGGATGTCCGGCAG GCTGCTGTGTATGGACTTGGTGTATGTGCAGAATATGGGGGTTCTGTTTTCAAACCTCTTGTTGGAG AGGCTCTATCAAGGCTCAATGTCGTTATTAGGCATCCTAATGCTCTTCAACCTGAGAATGTAATGGCATATGATAATGCTGTTTCAGCAGTGGGGAAGATATGTCAATTTCATCGTGACAGTATTGACTCAGCCCAG GTTGTTCCTGCTTGGTTGAATTGCCTTCCCATAAAAGGTGACCTGATTGAGGCCAAGGTTGTTCATGACCAACTCTGTTCAATGGTTGAAAG GTCAGACCGAGAACTTCTGGGTCCTGACAATCAGTACCTTCCAAAAATTGTGTTGGTTTTTGCCGAG GTTCTATGTGCCGGTAAGGACCTTGCTACAGAGCAAACCGCTAGTCGGATGATTAATCTGTTGAGGCAGCTTCAGCAAACATTACCACCAGCCACACTAGCCTCAACATGGTCATCCTTGCAGCCTCAGCAGCAGATAGCACTGCAATCCATTTTATCATCGTAG